The following nucleotide sequence is from Oligoflexus sp..
AGACGTTGACGCGGAAGCGTGCCAGTCCTGGGACTTCATAGGAAAAGTCGGTATCGCAGATGCGCGCGAATTCCTCGCGATTTTTCGGGGGCATGATAGGCAGCAGATAGGAACGCATCTGATCTTCGGTCAGAGTTCCTTCACCCATGCGGACGATTTCGCCGTCGACACGCACGCAGGCCGGCTGGGCCAGGGTCAGGTGAAGATCGGAGGCTCTTTTTTGCACCATGTTTTCCAGGAGCGCATCGATCGGCAGGCGGCCTGTGCGATCAATGGTTTCACCGGGTATGCTGGCTCCAAAGTGAATTACCGAGGATTCCTGAGGCGGCCTCATGCGCGGAGCACTGCTTTCCCCCGCATCCATTCCGGGAGCGGGAGCACCGCCTATGGGAAGGTGAATCGCAGCATAGGTATTGGTGAATTCATTGGGACCGCGCGACAGCGAATGAATCGACTGATTGAAGTGATAGTCTTCCGCATCGGTGTGCTCTTCCCGCTGAAATGCAGGCATAGGAGCCGGGGTCGAGGCCTGCGGCGTGGCCGAGCTGATGACCGTATTCTGCGCCGGTTCCATCGCCTTCGGCACATTGTTCTCGGTGCCGGTGTTCGGCCCTTCGCCAGCGAAGTCGACGGGAATCGGTTTATCAAAACGAGGTTTGGCCTGAGTACCGGCGCCATCCGTCATGGAATTTTTTGGGACCGGAGGCACGGTGAGTGCAGCAGGAGCCGCGGGCGCCATGGCGTCCTGGGCTTCTTCCATACGCGCCGGGGCTACGGGCATGTTTTCAACCGTGCCCTGGCCGGTGACCGAACCCATTGCAAAGTGTCCGACCGTTTCCGACCTTGCGAAGGGGGAAGGCTCTTCGGCCAGTGTGGGTTTGGGTATGGGTTTGAGCGTTTGATTCAGCAGCTGATTTTTGATCTGCTGATACATCTGGTTGCCTTGCGGCGGAATAAAGGCAAAGAGTCGAGCCACATCACCGGTCGCGGCGAGCAGCTTCAATTCTCCAAAGTTTACGATCGAAAGAACACCTTCGCGAACCGGCGCGGCTACGGGCTGCGTCGTCGGCAGCAGAGACTCGATCAGCTGAAGAATTTCCTGACGGGATTGCTCGGGTAAAGGAGCGATCGGCCGTTCGGCGGCAAACATCATCAGCTGCGGTTTGTGGGCTTCTTCAAAGCGCACAGCTTCCGCTTTATCGAGGATGGCTTGTTTGAGAGCTTTCTTAAAGTTCTCCATAACCCTTTTGCCTGTGGAAAGTATTCCGGGGGCCAGAAACCCTATCGGATTGAAATCACGACCCTTAAGGGCTTATAAAAAGAAAATTACGCCTCGCTTTGCGCAGGCACCCTTGCAAGGCCCGAAGATCATTTTGGAAAAATACGAGTCGATCAGAAATCTCAAGTATTTCTGTGAATTGCCGTAAATGATGGGGTTCCATCATGGAGGAACAGGACCTTGGGATGGTTTGCGCTTGCCATTTGCTGCATGGTTTTTTGCAGCTTTAAATCAGTGCTGGCGAAAAGACTTTTGCACAGCTTCGAGCCCTCGAGCTTTTCCTTCTTCGATCAATTCTTCACTATGCTCTTTGTTCTTCCCTTCCTGCATGCGCGGAGCCTCGCGTCGCTCGATTCGGACTTCTGGTTGATGCTCGGTGCGAGCGTGGTGCCATCGATGGTCGGCGTCGTCTATTTAAGCAAGGCGACCAAACACGGGCAGATGTCCGACGTGTCCCCGCTTTTGATCTTTCTTCCCGTCTTCGTCGCCCTCGCCGGACCGCTTTGGAACGACGACGCCTTGAGCCAGAAGGCCTGGGCGGGTATCTGCACCGTGGGTGTGGGCGGTTACTTTCTGAAGCTCGAAGCCTGGCGCCGCCCCTTCGATCCTTTGGTTCGCATCATGAGTGACCGTGCCGCGCGTTATGTCTGGATCACGGTCATCCTGGGCGTCTGGACCACGCAGATTCAAAAATGGATGGTGCAGGCCTATGATGCCGGCACCGCCCTTTTCTTCACGACGCTCGGCGTTTTCCTGTGCCTCGTCCCCCTCACCTTCCGTCACGCCGGAGGCCTTAAGAACCTGACGCGTGAAGCCGGGCAGGCCTGGAAACTCCTGATCATTCTGGGCGTCGTCTCCTCGATCTCCGCCTGGTCGCAGTTCGAGGCCTATAACGAAGGTGGAGACGTGGCCACGATCCTCAGCATTAAACGGCTGAGCGTGATCTTCGTCAGTTTTTATGGATTCACAGTGCTGCGGGAGAATATGAACGTACCCAAGGTCATCGGCATCGGCCTGATGACCCTGGGTGGTGTGGTGCTTTATTTCGCGTGATCAGTGGCCCAGAACTTCAAGCGCCAGCTCCACCTTGCCAAAGGGCGCGGAGACCTGGAAGCCTTGAACAGACGAGCCCAGCTCCTCGACCATGCCGCGGGCGATTTCAATACCGACCTTGCGGGCATCTTCAGGATTTTTCGGAGCAGCCATGCGTTTCATGATTTCATCGGGGATGAAGACGCCGGGCACTTCGTTGTGCATGAACTGAGCGTTTCGGAAACTC
It contains:
- a CDS encoding type IV pilus twitching motility protein PilT — encoded protein: MENFKKALKQAILDKAEAVRFEEAHKPQLMMFAAERPIAPLPEQSRQEILQLIESLLPTTQPVAAPVREGVLSIVNFGELKLLAATGDVARLFAFIPPQGNQMYQQIKNQLLNQTLKPIPKPTLAEEPSPFARSETVGHFAMGSVTGQGTVENMPVAPARMEEAQDAMAPAAPAALTVPPVPKNSMTDGAGTQAKPRFDKPIPVDFAGEGPNTGTENNVPKAMEPAQNTVISSATPQASTPAPMPAFQREEHTDAEDYHFNQSIHSLSRGPNEFTNTYAAIHLPIGGAPAPGMDAGESSAPRMRPPQESSVIHFGASIPGETIDRTGRLPIDALLENMVQKRASDLHLTLAQPACVRVDGEIVRMGEGTLTEDQMRSYLLPIMPPKNREEFARICDTDFSYEVPGLARFRVNVFRNRMGVGAVLRQIPDKILSADDLGLPPAIRKLCELHKGLVVVTGPTGSGKSTTLAAMVDLINESRSEHILTIEDPIEFVHQQKRCLVNQREVHKHTQSFSRALRAALREDPDIILIGEMRDLETVEIAIETAETGHLVFGTLHTNTAISTVDRLIDQFPAEQQEQVRVMLAESLKGVVAQTLVKKKGGGRVAAHEILIVDKAVSSLIREGNTHMVQNHMQTQKAKGNCTLNDALLNLVSRGIVDPRDAYAKSVEKEAFANMLQQKGITLDPAVKTA
- a CDS encoding EamA family transporter → MGWFALAICCMVFCSFKSVLAKRLLHSFEPSSFSFFDQFFTMLFVLPFLHARSLASLDSDFWLMLGASVVPSMVGVVYLSKATKHGQMSDVSPLLIFLPVFVALAGPLWNDDALSQKAWAGICTVGVGGYFLKLEAWRRPFDPLVRIMSDRAARYVWITVILGVWTTQIQKWMVQAYDAGTALFFTTLGVFLCLVPLTFRHAGGLKNLTREAGQAWKLLIILGVVSSISAWSQFEAYNEGGDVATILSIKRLSVIFVSFYGFTVLRENMNVPKVIGIGLMTLGGVVLYFA